In Papaver somniferum cultivar HN1 chromosome 1, ASM357369v1, whole genome shotgun sequence, a genomic segment contains:
- the LOC113295681 gene encoding callose synthase 7-like isoform X2 — MASTSGTKNEMPPRNLSRRMTRSATMLDVPEDDTAAVDSELVPSSLASIVPILRVANEIEPENPRVAYLCRFHAFEKAHKLDPKSSGRGVRQFKTYLLHRLEKEELETQPQLAKSDPREIQRFYQKFYEEHIKDGIHKRKPEEMAKLYQIASVLYDVLRTVVPSDKVDDEVTRYAREVERIKEHYAHYNILPLDALGPPPPIMELPEIKAALHALRKVDNLPKHRLHSTVDALHEEGDKSTRDVLDWLWSVFGFQKGNVANQREHLILLLANIDIRNKPPENYVQLESYTVKHLMDKIFKNYRSWCNYLHRGSNLKFPINVDRQQLELLYIGLYLLIWGEASNVRFMPECICYIFHNMANELYGIMYGNVQTVSGQTVQTAYNGEESFLREVITPIYQVMRKEARRNKGGTNSHSKWRNYDDLNEYFWSDKCFKLGWPMDHAADFFVHTEEIPPANERPNQVVAGKRKPKTNFVEIRTFWHLFRSFDRMWIFFILAFQALVIVAWSPSGSPTALFDGDVFRSVASIFITWAFLIFLQATLDIILSFKAWGSMKFTQIARYLLKFAIAVVWLIILPLTYSTTVHNPTGLVKFFSGWVVNWQNQPLYHYVIAVYMIPNILAALIFLLPPLRRHMERSNWRIVRFLMWWSQPKLFVGRGMHEDMFSLLKYTLFWILLLISKLAFSYYVEILPLIEPTKLIMGLRVGNWEWHEFFPNVKHNIGVIISIWAPIVLVYFMDVQIWYAIFSTICGGIHGAFNHLGEIRTLGMLRSRFDAVPIAFSERLVPSIKEDSKKNHMDGTWERKNIAKFSQVWNEFINCMRTEDLISNRERDLLLVPYSSSDVNVVQWPPFLLASKIPIALDMAKDFKGKDDAYLFKKIKNDPYMISAVIECYETLRDILYSLLDDDDDKQIIRKICHEIDDSIMNRGFLSNFRMSELPLLNNKLEKLLNLLKDDEDESYKAQIVNVLQDIMEIITQDVMTKGHIILESHKKDHHVERKEQKFQKLNLNLMRNRSWMEKVVRLHLLLTVKESAINVPMNLEARRRITFFTNSLFMSMPSAPKVRNMLSFSVLTPYYKEDVLYSEEELNKENEDGISILFYLQKIYPDEWNNFWERINDPKNVNPAKDKTDLVRQWVSYRGQTLFRTVRGMMYYRQALELQCFLDMAEDPAIFGGYRADSLHYQDQMAFAARSQAVADMKFTYVVSCQVYGAQKKSSEARDRSCYQNILNLMLMYPSLRVAYIDEREETVAGKSEKVYYSVLVKGGDKLDEEIYRVKLPGPPTDIGEGKPENQNHALIFTRGEALQTIDMNQDNYLEEAFKMRNVLEELLKTRRADRKPTILGLREHIFTGSVSSLAWFMSNQETSFVTIGQRILAYPLRVRFHYGHPDIFDRLFHLTRGGISKASKTINLSEDIFSGYNSTLRGGYVTHHEYIQVGKGRDVGMNQISQFEAKVANGNGEQTLSRDVYRLGRRFDFFRMLSFYFTTVGFYFSSMVTVLTVYVFLYGRLYLVLSGLERAILEDPSIRQSKSLETALATQSVFQLGLILVLPMVMEIGLERGFRTAVVDFIVMQLQLASVFFTFQLGTKAHYFGRTILHGGAKYRATGRGFVVFHAKFADNYRFYSRSHFVKGLEMMILLVVYEAYGRSYRSSNLYLFVTFSMWFLVASWLFAPSIFNPSGFEWQKTVDDWTDWKRWMGNRGGIGIQPDRSWESWWDAEQDHLKHTDIRGRILEIILASRFFLYQYGIVYHLNIAHHSKNILAYGLSWLVMATVLLVLKMVSMGRRRFGTDFQLMFRILKGLLFLGLVSVMTVLFVVCGLTVSDVFAGMLGFLPTGWALLLIGQACRPFLKHIGFWDSIKELARAYEYVMGMVVFMPVVILSWFPFVSEFQTRLLFNQAFSRGLQISMILAGRKDRTASSN; from the exons TGTAGTACCTTCTGATAAAGTTGATGATGAG GTAACTAGATATGCTAGAGAAGTTGAGAGGATAAAGGAGCATTACGCACACTATAATATCCTCCCACTAGATGCATTAGGCCCCCCTCCACCAATTATGGAGCTTCCTGAG ATAAAAGCAGCACTTCATGCTCTCCGCAAGGTTGATAATCTACCTAAGCACAGATTGCACTCCACCGTGGATGCTTTGCATGAGGAGGGAGATAAATCCACTCGTGATGTACTTGACTGGCTTTGGTCAGTGTTTGGGTTCCAG AAAGGAAATGTTGCAAATCAAAGGGAGCACCTAATCTTGCTACTCGCAAATATTGACATAAGGAATAAGCCCCCTGAAAACTATGTACAG CTGGAAAGTTACACTGTCAAGCATCTGATGGATAAAATCTTCAAGAATTACCGTTCTTGGTGTAACTATTTGCATCGTGGATCAAACCTAAA gTTTCCAATTAATGTTGATAGGCAACAGTTGGAGCTTCTCTATATTGGTCTCTATCTTCTTATCTGGGGTGAAGCTTCAAATGTTCGATTCATGCCGGAATGTATCTGCTATATCTTCCATAAT ATGGCAAATGAGCTATATGGAATTATGTATGGCAATGTTCAAACTGTCAGTGGGCAAACTGTCCAAACAGCATATAATGGTGAAGAATCATTTCTACGGGAGGTTATAACTCCTATTTATCAGGTCATGCGCAAG GAAGCTCGGAGAAACAAGGGGGGCACGAATAGCCATTCAAAATGGAGAAACTATGATGATCTGAATGAATATTTCTG GTCAGACAAATGCTTTAAGCTAGGGTGGCCGATGGACCATGCGGCAGATTTTTTTGTGCATACAGAAGAGATACCTCCTGCAAACGAG CGTCCGAACCAAGTTGTTGCCGGAAAAAGAAAACCCAAGACAAATTTTGTTGAAATACGTACATTTTGGCACCTTTTCAGAAGTTTCGACCGGATGTGGATATTCTTTATACTAGCGTTCCAG GCTCTGGTTATTGTTGCATGGAGTCCTTCTGGATCTCCTACTGCTTTGTTTGACGGAGACGTATTTAGAAGTGTTGCAAGTATTTTTATTACTTGGGCTTTCCTAATTTTTCTGCAAG CTACTCTGGACATAATTCTTAGTTTTAAGGCTTGGGGAAGCATGAAATTTACCCAAATCGCTCGGTACCTCTTGAAATTCGCCATTGCTGTTGTATGGCTGATAATCCTGCCATTAACTTATTCTACTACGGTGCACAATCCAACAGGACTAGTCAAATTTTTCAGTGGTTGGGTTGTAAATTGGCAAAACCAGCCACTTTATCATTATGTTATAGCCGTCTACATGATACCCAATATACTGGCAGCATTAATATTTTTGTTACCACCTCTTCGGAGACATATGGAACGTTCAAATTGGCGCATTGTTCGCTTTCTCATGTGGTGGTCCCAG CCAAAATTATTTGTTGGAAGAGGAATGCATGAAGATATGTTCTCACTTCTCAA GTATACTTTGTTTTGGATCCTGTTGCTGATAAGCAAATTGGCGTTCAGCTACTACGTTGAG ATATTGCCATTAATTGAGCCGACAAAGCTAATAATGGGCCTGAGAGTTGGTAACTGGGAATGGCATGAGTTTTTCCCCAATG TAAAACATAATATTGGTGTTATTATCTCCATATGGGCACCAATTGTCCTG GTATATTTCATGGATGTGCAGATATGGTATGCTATATTTTCTACCATATGCGGTGGCATTCATGGAGCGTTCAACCACCTGGGCGAG ATACGGACCCTCGGGATGCTGCGGTCCAGATTCGATGCAGTTCCTATAGCTTTCAGTGAACGACTTGTGCCATCCATAAAAGAAGATTCCAAAAAAAACCACATG GATGGGACATGGGAACGAAAGAACATTGCGAAATTTTCTCAGGTGTGGAATGAGTTCATCAATTGTATGCGAACTGAGGACTTAATAAGCAATAG GGAGAGGGATCTGTTGCTAGTACCATATTCTTCTAGTGATGTCAATGTTGTCCAATGGCCTCCTTTCCTGTTGGCTAGTAAG atCCCTATAGCATTGGACATGGCAAAAGATTTCAAGGGTAAAGACGACGCGTACTTGTTCAAAAAGATCAAGAATGATCCTTACATGATCTCAGCTGTGATTGAATGCTATGAAACATTAAGAGATATATTATATAGCCTtctggatgatgatgatgataaaca GATAATTAGGAAAATATGTCATGAAATAGATGATAGTATAATGAATCGTGGATTCTTGAGTAACTTCCGTATGAGTGAGCTGCCACTACTCAACAATAAGTTGGAGAAACTTCTAAACCTTTTG aaagacgatgaagatgagtCGTACAAGGCACAAATTGTCAATGTACTTCAGGATATTATGGAGATCATTACTCAAGATGTGATGACAAAAGGACACAT AATTCTTGAATCGCACAAGAAAGATCATCACGTGGAAAGGAAAGAACAGAAGTTTCAAAAGTTAAATCTGAACCTTATGCGAAACAGATCTTGGATGGAGAAG GTTGTTCGGCTTCATTTGCTTTTGACCGTCAAGGAATCTGCAATTAACGTGCCAATGAATCTAGAAGCCCGTCGCCGCATCACCTTCTTCACTAACTCCTTGTTTATGAGCATGCCAAGTGCTCCGAAAGTCCGTAACATGCTATCTTTCAG TGTTTTGACTCCCTACTATAAGGAAGATGTTCTCTATTCCGAGGAGGAGCTAAACAAAGAAAATGAGGATGGAATCTCAATTTTGTTTTACTTACAGAAAATATATCCCG ATGAGTGGAACAATTTCTGGGAGCGtataaatgatccaaaaaatgtaAACCCGGCGAAAGATAAAACAGATTTAGTTCGTCAGTGGGTATCTTATAGAGGACAGACACTTTTTAGAACAG TGAGAGGAATGATGTATTATAGGCAGGCATTAGAACTTCAATGCTTCCTAGACATGGCTGAAGATCCTG CCATTTTTGGTGGTTATCGAGCAGACAGTCTACACTATCAGGATCAGATGGCTTTTGCTGCTCGTTCACAAGCTGTGGCCGACATGAAGTTCACATATGTGGTTTCTTGCCAAGTCTATGGCGCCCAGAAGAAATCCAGTGAAGCTAGGGATAGGAGTTGTTACCAAAACATCCTTAATCTCATGCTAAT GTATCCATCACTTCGTGTTGCATATATAGATGAGAGAGAGGAGACGGTGGCTGGAAAGTCAGAAAAGGTTTACTACTCAGTTCTTGTCAAAGGAGGAGACAAGTTGGATGAA GAAATATACCGCGTCAAACTTCCAGGTCCTCCGACAGATATTGGTGAAGGAAAACctgaaaatcaaaatcatgcattaataTTCACCCGTGGTGAAGCACTTCAGACAATAGATATGAATCAG GATAATTACCTTGAAGAAGCTTTCAAAATGAGGAATGTTTTGGAAGAGCTTCTAAAAACTCGTCGAGCAGATCGAAAACCTACAATTTTGGGTCTCCGAGAGCACATCTTCACTGGAAG TGTTTCATCACTCGCTTGGTTCATGTCTAATCAAGAGACCAGTTTTGTCACTATTGGGCAACGAATCTTGGCATACCCCTTGAG AGTTCGCTTCCATTACGGTCATCCTGATATCTTCGACAGACTCTTTCATCTGACAAGGGGAGGCATTAGCAAAGCTTCCAAAACAATAAACCTGAGTGAAGATATATTTTCAG GGTACAATTCCACCCTACGAGGAGGATATGTAACTCATCATGAATATATTCAAGTGGGAAAAGGACGTGATGTCGGAATGAATCAAATATCACAATTTGAGGCTAAGGTAGCTAATGGAAATGGAGAGCAGACACTGAGTCGTGATGTTTATCGTCTAGGACGGCGCTTTGACTTTTTCAGGATGTTATCATTTTACTTTACCACAGTGGGTTTCTACTTCAGCAGCATG GTCACTGTGCTTACTGTGTATGTATTCTTATATGGGCGACTTTACTTAGTTCTGAGTGGTTTGGAGAGAGCAATTCTTGAGGACCCAAGCATCCGGCAGAGTAAATCTCTTGAAACAGCTTTGGCTACACAGTCGGTGTTTCAGCTTGGGTTAATTTTGGTCCTTCCGATGGTGATGGAAATTGGTCTAGAAAGAGGGTTTCGAACCGCCGTGGTTGATTTTATAGTTATGCAATTACAACTAGCATCagtcttcttcacgttccaactTGGTACAAAAGCGCATTATTTCGGTAGGACAATATTGCATGGAGGAGCAAAATATAGAGCTACTGGTCGTGGATTCGTTGTGTTCCATGCAAAATTTGCCGATAATTACAGATTTTACTCACGAAGTCATTTTGTAAAAGGGTTGGAGATGATGATACTGTTGGTCGTGTATGAAGCGTATGGAAGATCTTACCGAAGTTCAAATTTGTATCTGTTTGTCACATTTTCCATGTGGTTCTTGGTTGCTTCTTGGTTGTTTGCACCTTCAATATTCAATCCATCTGGATTTGAGTGGCAGAAGACGGTGGATGACTGGACAGATTGGAAAAGGTGGATGGGAAATCGTGGGGGTATCGGTATCCAGCCAGATAGAAGTTGGGAATCATGGTGGGATGCTGAACAAGATCACCTTAAACACACTGATATTAGGGGTCGTATACTTGAAATTATCCTAGCATCTCGCTTTTTTCTGTACCAATATGGTATCGTTTACCACCTCAATATAGCTCACCATAGCAAGAATATTCTG GCATATGGGCTCTCTTGGCTGGTTATGGCAACGGTTTTGTTGGTTTTGAAG ATGGTATCAATGGGTAGACGAAGATTTGGGACCGACTTCCAACTCATGTTTAGAATTCTGAAAGGACTTTTATTCCTTGGCCTGGTATCAGTCATGACCGTCTTATTCGTAGTTTGTGGTCTCACCGTATCTGATGTGTTCGCTGGCATGCTTGGATTCTTGCCTACTGGGTGGGCCCTTCTTCTG ATTGGCCAAGCATGCAGACCCTTCTTAAAGCATATAGGGTTCTGGGACTCCATAAAGGAACTAGCAAGAGCATACGAATACGTTATGGGGATGGTAGTTTTCATGCCCGTCGTCATATTGTCTTGGTTTCCGTTTGTTTCAGAATTTCAAACGCGATTATTGTTTAACCAAGCATTCAGCAGAGGTCTTCAAATATCAATGATTCTTGCAGGAAGGAAAGACAGAACTGCATCTTCTAATTGA
- the LOC113295681 gene encoding putative callose synthase 6 isoform X1 yields MASTSGTKNEMPPRNLSRRMTRSATMLDVPEDDTAAVDSELVPSSLASIVPILRVANEIEPENPRVAYLCRFHAFEKAHKLDPKSSGRGVRQFKTYLLHRLEKEELETQPQLAKSDPREIQRFYQKFYEEHIKDGIHKRKPEEMAKLYQIASVLYDVLRTVVPSDKVDDEVTRYAREVERIKEHYAHYNILPLDALGPPPPIMELPEIKAALHALRKVDNLPKHRLHSTVDALHEEGDKSTRDVLDWLWSVFGFQKGNVANQREHLILLLANIDIRNKPPENYVQLESYTVKHLMDKIFKNYRSWCNYLHRGSNLKFPINVDRQQLELLYIGLYLLIWGEASNVRFMPECICYIFHNMANELYGIMYGNVQTVSGQTVQTAYNGEESFLREVITPIYQVMRKEARRNKGGTNSHSKWRNYDDLNEYFWSDKCFKLGWPMDHAADFFVHTEEIPPANERPNQVVAGKRKPKTNFVEIRTFWHLFRSFDRMWIFFILAFQALVIVAWSPSGSPTALFDGDVFRSVASIFITWAFLIFLQATLDIILSFKAWGSMKFTQIARYLLKFAIAVVWLIILPLTYSTTVHNPTGLVKFFSGWVVNWQNQPLYHYVIAVYMIPNILAALIFLLPPLRRHMERSNWRIVRFLMWWSQPKLFVGRGMHEDMFSLLKYTLFWILLLISKLAFSYYVEILPLIEPTKLIMGLRVGNWEWHEFFPNVKHNIGVIISIWAPIVLVYFMDVQIWYAIFSTICGGIHGAFNHLGEIRTLGMLRSRFDAVPIAFSERLVPSIKEDSKKNHMDGTWERKNIAKFSQVWNEFINCMRTEDLISNRERDLLLVPYSSSDVNVVQWPPFLLASKIPIALDMAKDFKGKDDAYLFKKIKNDPYMISAVIECYETLRDILYSLLDDDDDKQIIRKICHEIDDSIMNRGFLSNFRMSELPLLNNKLEKLLNLLKDDEDESYKAQIVNVLQDIMEIITQDVMTKGHIILESHKKDHHVERKEQKFQKLNLNLMRNRSWMEKVVRLHLLLTVKESAINVPMNLEARRRITFFTNSLFMSMPSAPKVRNMLSFSVLTPYYKEDVLYSEEELNKENEDGISILFYLQKIYPDEWNNFWERINDPKNVNPAKDKTDLVRQWVSYRGQTLFRTVRGMMYYRQALELQCFLDMAEDPAIFGGYRADSLHYQDQMAFAARSQAVADMKFTYVVSCQVYGAQKKSSEARDRSCYQNILNLMLMYPSLRVAYIDEREETVAGKSEKVYYSVLVKGGDKLDEEIYRVKLPGPPTDIGEGKPENQNHALIFTRGEALQTIDMNQDNYLEEAFKMRNVLEELLKTRRADRKPTILGLREHIFTGSVSSLAWFMSNQETSFVTIGQRILAYPLRVRFHYGHPDIFDRLFHLTRGGISKASKTINLSEDIFSGKIPAIAEVFRFARLIRRIIFKTFTGYNSTLRGGYVTHHEYIQVGKGRDVGMNQISQFEAKVANGNGEQTLSRDVYRLGRRFDFFRMLSFYFTTVGFYFSSMVTVLTVYVFLYGRLYLVLSGLERAILEDPSIRQSKSLETALATQSVFQLGLILVLPMVMEIGLERGFRTAVVDFIVMQLQLASVFFTFQLGTKAHYFGRTILHGGAKYRATGRGFVVFHAKFADNYRFYSRSHFVKGLEMMILLVVYEAYGRSYRSSNLYLFVTFSMWFLVASWLFAPSIFNPSGFEWQKTVDDWTDWKRWMGNRGGIGIQPDRSWESWWDAEQDHLKHTDIRGRILEIILASRFFLYQYGIVYHLNIAHHSKNILAYGLSWLVMATVLLVLKMVSMGRRRFGTDFQLMFRILKGLLFLGLVSVMTVLFVVCGLTVSDVFAGMLGFLPTGWALLLIGQACRPFLKHIGFWDSIKELARAYEYVMGMVVFMPVVILSWFPFVSEFQTRLLFNQAFSRGLQISMILAGRKDRTASSN; encoded by the exons TGTAGTACCTTCTGATAAAGTTGATGATGAG GTAACTAGATATGCTAGAGAAGTTGAGAGGATAAAGGAGCATTACGCACACTATAATATCCTCCCACTAGATGCATTAGGCCCCCCTCCACCAATTATGGAGCTTCCTGAG ATAAAAGCAGCACTTCATGCTCTCCGCAAGGTTGATAATCTACCTAAGCACAGATTGCACTCCACCGTGGATGCTTTGCATGAGGAGGGAGATAAATCCACTCGTGATGTACTTGACTGGCTTTGGTCAGTGTTTGGGTTCCAG AAAGGAAATGTTGCAAATCAAAGGGAGCACCTAATCTTGCTACTCGCAAATATTGACATAAGGAATAAGCCCCCTGAAAACTATGTACAG CTGGAAAGTTACACTGTCAAGCATCTGATGGATAAAATCTTCAAGAATTACCGTTCTTGGTGTAACTATTTGCATCGTGGATCAAACCTAAA gTTTCCAATTAATGTTGATAGGCAACAGTTGGAGCTTCTCTATATTGGTCTCTATCTTCTTATCTGGGGTGAAGCTTCAAATGTTCGATTCATGCCGGAATGTATCTGCTATATCTTCCATAAT ATGGCAAATGAGCTATATGGAATTATGTATGGCAATGTTCAAACTGTCAGTGGGCAAACTGTCCAAACAGCATATAATGGTGAAGAATCATTTCTACGGGAGGTTATAACTCCTATTTATCAGGTCATGCGCAAG GAAGCTCGGAGAAACAAGGGGGGCACGAATAGCCATTCAAAATGGAGAAACTATGATGATCTGAATGAATATTTCTG GTCAGACAAATGCTTTAAGCTAGGGTGGCCGATGGACCATGCGGCAGATTTTTTTGTGCATACAGAAGAGATACCTCCTGCAAACGAG CGTCCGAACCAAGTTGTTGCCGGAAAAAGAAAACCCAAGACAAATTTTGTTGAAATACGTACATTTTGGCACCTTTTCAGAAGTTTCGACCGGATGTGGATATTCTTTATACTAGCGTTCCAG GCTCTGGTTATTGTTGCATGGAGTCCTTCTGGATCTCCTACTGCTTTGTTTGACGGAGACGTATTTAGAAGTGTTGCAAGTATTTTTATTACTTGGGCTTTCCTAATTTTTCTGCAAG CTACTCTGGACATAATTCTTAGTTTTAAGGCTTGGGGAAGCATGAAATTTACCCAAATCGCTCGGTACCTCTTGAAATTCGCCATTGCTGTTGTATGGCTGATAATCCTGCCATTAACTTATTCTACTACGGTGCACAATCCAACAGGACTAGTCAAATTTTTCAGTGGTTGGGTTGTAAATTGGCAAAACCAGCCACTTTATCATTATGTTATAGCCGTCTACATGATACCCAATATACTGGCAGCATTAATATTTTTGTTACCACCTCTTCGGAGACATATGGAACGTTCAAATTGGCGCATTGTTCGCTTTCTCATGTGGTGGTCCCAG CCAAAATTATTTGTTGGAAGAGGAATGCATGAAGATATGTTCTCACTTCTCAA GTATACTTTGTTTTGGATCCTGTTGCTGATAAGCAAATTGGCGTTCAGCTACTACGTTGAG ATATTGCCATTAATTGAGCCGACAAAGCTAATAATGGGCCTGAGAGTTGGTAACTGGGAATGGCATGAGTTTTTCCCCAATG TAAAACATAATATTGGTGTTATTATCTCCATATGGGCACCAATTGTCCTG GTATATTTCATGGATGTGCAGATATGGTATGCTATATTTTCTACCATATGCGGTGGCATTCATGGAGCGTTCAACCACCTGGGCGAG ATACGGACCCTCGGGATGCTGCGGTCCAGATTCGATGCAGTTCCTATAGCTTTCAGTGAACGACTTGTGCCATCCATAAAAGAAGATTCCAAAAAAAACCACATG GATGGGACATGGGAACGAAAGAACATTGCGAAATTTTCTCAGGTGTGGAATGAGTTCATCAATTGTATGCGAACTGAGGACTTAATAAGCAATAG GGAGAGGGATCTGTTGCTAGTACCATATTCTTCTAGTGATGTCAATGTTGTCCAATGGCCTCCTTTCCTGTTGGCTAGTAAG atCCCTATAGCATTGGACATGGCAAAAGATTTCAAGGGTAAAGACGACGCGTACTTGTTCAAAAAGATCAAGAATGATCCTTACATGATCTCAGCTGTGATTGAATGCTATGAAACATTAAGAGATATATTATATAGCCTtctggatgatgatgatgataaaca GATAATTAGGAAAATATGTCATGAAATAGATGATAGTATAATGAATCGTGGATTCTTGAGTAACTTCCGTATGAGTGAGCTGCCACTACTCAACAATAAGTTGGAGAAACTTCTAAACCTTTTG aaagacgatgaagatgagtCGTACAAGGCACAAATTGTCAATGTACTTCAGGATATTATGGAGATCATTACTCAAGATGTGATGACAAAAGGACACAT AATTCTTGAATCGCACAAGAAAGATCATCACGTGGAAAGGAAAGAACAGAAGTTTCAAAAGTTAAATCTGAACCTTATGCGAAACAGATCTTGGATGGAGAAG GTTGTTCGGCTTCATTTGCTTTTGACCGTCAAGGAATCTGCAATTAACGTGCCAATGAATCTAGAAGCCCGTCGCCGCATCACCTTCTTCACTAACTCCTTGTTTATGAGCATGCCAAGTGCTCCGAAAGTCCGTAACATGCTATCTTTCAG TGTTTTGACTCCCTACTATAAGGAAGATGTTCTCTATTCCGAGGAGGAGCTAAACAAAGAAAATGAGGATGGAATCTCAATTTTGTTTTACTTACAGAAAATATATCCCG ATGAGTGGAACAATTTCTGGGAGCGtataaatgatccaaaaaatgtaAACCCGGCGAAAGATAAAACAGATTTAGTTCGTCAGTGGGTATCTTATAGAGGACAGACACTTTTTAGAACAG TGAGAGGAATGATGTATTATAGGCAGGCATTAGAACTTCAATGCTTCCTAGACATGGCTGAAGATCCTG CCATTTTTGGTGGTTATCGAGCAGACAGTCTACACTATCAGGATCAGATGGCTTTTGCTGCTCGTTCACAAGCTGTGGCCGACATGAAGTTCACATATGTGGTTTCTTGCCAAGTCTATGGCGCCCAGAAGAAATCCAGTGAAGCTAGGGATAGGAGTTGTTACCAAAACATCCTTAATCTCATGCTAAT GTATCCATCACTTCGTGTTGCATATATAGATGAGAGAGAGGAGACGGTGGCTGGAAAGTCAGAAAAGGTTTACTACTCAGTTCTTGTCAAAGGAGGAGACAAGTTGGATGAA GAAATATACCGCGTCAAACTTCCAGGTCCTCCGACAGATATTGGTGAAGGAAAACctgaaaatcaaaatcatgcattaataTTCACCCGTGGTGAAGCACTTCAGACAATAGATATGAATCAG GATAATTACCTTGAAGAAGCTTTCAAAATGAGGAATGTTTTGGAAGAGCTTCTAAAAACTCGTCGAGCAGATCGAAAACCTACAATTTTGGGTCTCCGAGAGCACATCTTCACTGGAAG TGTTTCATCACTCGCTTGGTTCATGTCTAATCAAGAGACCAGTTTTGTCACTATTGGGCAACGAATCTTGGCATACCCCTTGAG AGTTCGCTTCCATTACGGTCATCCTGATATCTTCGACAGACTCTTTCATCTGACAAGGGGAGGCATTAGCAAAGCTTCCAAAACAATAAACCTGAGTGAAGATATATTTTCAGGTAAAATCCCAGCAATAGCTGAAGTATTTAGATTTGCACGACTTATCAGACGGATAATCTTCAAAACATTTACAGGGTACAATTCCACCCTACGAGGAGGATATGTAACTCATCATGAATATATTCAAGTGGGAAAAGGACGTGATGTCGGAATGAATCAAATATCACAATTTGAGGCTAAGGTAGCTAATGGAAATGGAGAGCAGACACTGAGTCGTGATGTTTATCGTCTAGGACGGCGCTTTGACTTTTTCAGGATGTTATCATTTTACTTTACCACAGTGGGTTTCTACTTCAGCAGCATG GTCACTGTGCTTACTGTGTATGTATTCTTATATGGGCGACTTTACTTAGTTCTGAGTGGTTTGGAGAGAGCAATTCTTGAGGACCCAAGCATCCGGCAGAGTAAATCTCTTGAAACAGCTTTGGCTACACAGTCGGTGTTTCAGCTTGGGTTAATTTTGGTCCTTCCGATGGTGATGGAAATTGGTCTAGAAAGAGGGTTTCGAACCGCCGTGGTTGATTTTATAGTTATGCAATTACAACTAGCATCagtcttcttcacgttccaactTGGTACAAAAGCGCATTATTTCGGTAGGACAATATTGCATGGAGGAGCAAAATATAGAGCTACTGGTCGTGGATTCGTTGTGTTCCATGCAAAATTTGCCGATAATTACAGATTTTACTCACGAAGTCATTTTGTAAAAGGGTTGGAGATGATGATACTGTTGGTCGTGTATGAAGCGTATGGAAGATCTTACCGAAGTTCAAATTTGTATCTGTTTGTCACATTTTCCATGTGGTTCTTGGTTGCTTCTTGGTTGTTTGCACCTTCAATATTCAATCCATCTGGATTTGAGTGGCAGAAGACGGTGGATGACTGGACAGATTGGAAAAGGTGGATGGGAAATCGTGGGGGTATCGGTATCCAGCCAGATAGAAGTTGGGAATCATGGTGGGATGCTGAACAAGATCACCTTAAACACACTGATATTAGGGGTCGTATACTTGAAATTATCCTAGCATCTCGCTTTTTTCTGTACCAATATGGTATCGTTTACCACCTCAATATAGCTCACCATAGCAAGAATATTCTG GCATATGGGCTCTCTTGGCTGGTTATGGCAACGGTTTTGTTGGTTTTGAAG ATGGTATCAATGGGTAGACGAAGATTTGGGACCGACTTCCAACTCATGTTTAGAATTCTGAAAGGACTTTTATTCCTTGGCCTGGTATCAGTCATGACCGTCTTATTCGTAGTTTGTGGTCTCACCGTATCTGATGTGTTCGCTGGCATGCTTGGATTCTTGCCTACTGGGTGGGCCCTTCTTCTG ATTGGCCAAGCATGCAGACCCTTCTTAAAGCATATAGGGTTCTGGGACTCCATAAAGGAACTAGCAAGAGCATACGAATACGTTATGGGGATGGTAGTTTTCATGCCCGTCGTCATATTGTCTTGGTTTCCGTTTGTTTCAGAATTTCAAACGCGATTATTGTTTAACCAAGCATTCAGCAGAGGTCTTCAAATATCAATGATTCTTGCAGGAAGGAAAGACAGAACTGCATCTTCTAATTGA